In one window of Arachis ipaensis cultivar K30076 chromosome B06, Araip1.1, whole genome shotgun sequence DNA:
- the LOC107605656 gene encoding LOW QUALITY PROTEIN: probable BOI-related E3 ubiquitin-protein ligase 3 (The sequence of the model RefSeq protein was modified relative to this genomic sequence to represent the inferred CDS: substituted 3 bases at 3 genomic stop codons), whose translation MVFPQHQFQRHYQTHHQQQQQQPQTKSFRNLQAMEAHMPPQVPFYNPTDLQDQSQHPPYIPPFHVVGFAPGPVPPADGSDGGVDLQWNYGLEPERKRLKEQDFLENNSQVSSVDFLQPLSVSTGLGLSLDNPRLVSTGDSALLSLIGDXKISGFLVYEDGTLINHLLXXGEQMRQSILDKVQASQLQSVLVIEDRVLQKLREKEAEVESINRRNMELEDQMEQLTMEAGVWQQRAKHNESMIAALKFNLQQAYVQSRDSKEGCGDSEVDDTASCCNGRSIDFHLLSKENNGMREMMTCKACRVNEVNMLLLPCKHLCLCKDCESKLSFCPLCQSSKFIGMQVYL comes from the exons atggttTTCCCTCAGCACCAGTTCCAACGGCACTACCAAACCCACCaccagcagcagcaacaacaaccacaaaCTAAATCTTTCAG AAACCTGCAAGCAATGGAAGCTCATATGCCACCTCAGGTTCCCTTTTACAATCCCACTGATTTGCAAGATCAGTCCCAACATCCACCATACATTCCTCCAT TCCATGTTGTTGGGTTTGCTCCGGGTCCAGTTCCTCCCGCCGATGGTAGTGACGGTGGTGTTGATTTGCAATGGAATTACGGTTTGGAACCTGAGAGGAAGAGACTAAAAGAACAGGATTTCTTGGAGAACAATTCTCAGGTATCTTCTGTAGATTTCCTGCAGCCACTATCGGTGTCCACTGGATTGGGCTTGTCACTTGACAATCCCCGCTTGGTTTCAACTGGAGACTCTGCTCTGTTGTCACTCATTGGAGATTAGAAAATTTCGGG TTTTCTTGTATATGAAGATGGGACACTAATTAATCATCTTCTCTAATAGGGCGAACAAATGAGGCAATCAATTTTAGATAAGGTTCAGGCTTCACAGCTTCAGAGCGTTTTGGTTATCGAAGACAGGGTCCTTCAGAAACTCCGCGAGAAGGAAGCCGAGGTAGAAAGCATTAACCGGAGGAACATGGAGCTGGAAGACCAAATGGAGCAATTAACTATGGAAGCAGGTGTGTGGCAGCAAAGAGCCAAGCACAACGAGAGCATGATTGCTGCTCTCAAGTTCAACCTTCAGCAAGCATATGTCCAGAGCCGAGATAGTAAGGAAGGATGTGGCGACAGTGAGGTGGACGACACGGCTTCTTGCTGCAACGGCCGTTCCATCGATTTCCATCTTCTCTCAAAGGAGAACAATGGTATGAGAGAGATGATGACATGCAAGGCTTGTAGAGTCAATGAAGTTAACATGCTTTTGTTACCTTGTAAGCATCTTTGCCTTTGTAAAGACTGTGAAAGTAAGCTTAGTTTTTGTCCTTTATGTCAATCCTCTAAATTTATTGGTATGCAGGTCTATTTGTAA